In Solobacterium moorei, a single genomic region encodes these proteins:
- a CDS encoding FtsX-like permease family protein: protein MAKKVFHKNVFRLIKSTKGRFFSLSAIVSIGVAFFIGVSASAPMMAASVDSYDDSYDLKDFTIYSNYGFQEDDIEALKKVDSVRTVEPAYFVDEIATDSKGTQLVRIHSYDSSHTINRFKLVEGRMPENDHEVVAERNGNIKSGFEVGDTVKLSLPDGSRSGVLPVQEVTVVGVIDTPLYLNMSKETSTLDNLPINSYLYIPSTAFDSSNYLELNIVTDDGKKLSSFSDSYETYIADVKKKIEELATTQEKITALKIKEDAMREYNDGMQKYIEGTKQYQDALETYQKEIADAQQKLSDSRASVSAGEVEIANAKENLNNAQNTLNTEKANRQAEIDNQQAIINQNREILQSSQQTLNNQKASLEQNEQDLTKALVALPDAIRLYQTEIQFRQGIEKFGISGSTQLTFLIMFREELRPLCEAMFPEGYTGKTVSDLQAALDNHLQQIDQNFSLTASTKEERLVELQNLQTQYTADLADVQNALTVTIPASQQQITDGLTAIDQAQQQLSQGQATLNQKIADGQAKITAGWQEVYANENKLADARVQIADGEAQLNTAITEGAKKLNDALEELNLSKAKLTDAKKKIDDLAEGEWTILDRKSHYASVTFKNTIHQMEAISRVFPVFFILVAALVCLTTMTRLVEEQRNEIGTLRALGYTKWQCTSKYLFYAIFATIIGIVVGSILGLSSFPIIIYHAWRMMYILPPIHFVIPSGLIGFTAILFIFAMSIATWFACKADTQDVPSQLMRPKAPPMGKKTFLENIPLIWNHLSFTDKVTMRNIFRYKKRFFMTIIGVAGCTALMLIGFGIRDSISNMVDINFKEIIQYDGMVNFEDDASDQIKAEALKQIQSTENVMDAQEGFVYTTKTYDDKVDETATVHVFDKEDVCREFNLRTRVGHKPISLTDDGVIINEKLAENLDVHIGDKITIEDAEGSPHEVNVSGITEMYVNHFVLISRKYYKEVFGKDAGSNTVYLSTTGDDVAQKLLANHISTIQGVEGISLFNGQLDNFYSMVKGLNGIIWVLIFSSMLLAFVVLSNLITVNISERQREIATLKVLGFRRSEVKKYIFKENNLLAGIGGIVGIPVGIALHRYIMRTVEMDYLMFGRNIKWISFLYAFVLTILFSVIVNCMMTKRLNSIRMVESLKSVE from the coding sequence AGTCGACAAAAGGTCGGTTCTTTTCACTATCCGCAATTGTATCGATTGGTGTTGCGTTCTTTATTGGTGTTAGTGCCAGTGCACCGATGATGGCTGCTAGTGTTGATTCCTATGATGATAGTTACGATTTAAAGGACTTTACAATCTATTCAAATTATGGTTTTCAAGAGGATGATATAGAAGCTTTAAAGAAGGTAGACTCTGTACGTACAGTTGAGCCAGCTTACTTTGTAGATGAGATTGCGACAGATAGTAAGGGAACACAACTTGTGAGAATTCATTCTTATGATTCATCACATACAATCAATCGCTTTAAACTTGTAGAAGGACGTATGCCTGAAAATGACCATGAAGTTGTTGCGGAGCGAAATGGCAATATAAAGTCAGGCTTTGAAGTGGGAGATACAGTAAAACTATCACTTCCGGATGGTTCTCGAAGTGGTGTTTTGCCTGTTCAGGAAGTGACAGTTGTTGGTGTTATTGATACACCTCTATATCTAAATATGTCTAAAGAAACTAGTACGTTAGACAACTTACCAATTAATTCGTATCTATACATTCCTTCGACTGCGTTTGATTCTTCAAATTATTTAGAGCTAAATATCGTAACAGATGATGGCAAAAAACTATCTTCCTTCTCAGATTCATATGAAACGTATATTGCGGATGTAAAAAAGAAGATTGAAGAACTTGCGACAACGCAAGAAAAAATAACTGCACTCAAAATTAAAGAAGACGCAATGCGCGAGTATAACGATGGGATGCAGAAGTACATCGAGGGTACAAAGCAATATCAGGATGCGCTAGAAACATATCAAAAAGAAATTGCGGATGCCCAACAAAAATTATCCGATAGTAGAGCAAGTGTCTCTGCTGGGGAAGTGGAGATTGCTAACGCAAAAGAAAATCTAAATAATGCGCAGAATACTTTGAATACAGAAAAGGCTAATCGACAAGCAGAGATTGATAATCAACAGGCAATCATCAATCAAAACCGAGAGATACTACAATCCAGTCAACAAACTTTAAACAATCAAAAGGCTAGTCTTGAACAGAATGAACAGGATTTAACAAAGGCACTTGTTGCTTTACCAGATGCGATTCGTTTATATCAGACGGAAATTCAATTCCGTCAAGGAATTGAAAAGTTTGGAATTAGTGGATCAACGCAGTTAACGTTTTTAATAATGTTCCGAGAAGAGTTAAGGCCATTATGTGAAGCAATGTTTCCGGAAGGCTATACTGGTAAAACGGTTTCGGATTTACAAGCTGCTTTAGATAATCACTTACAACAAATTGACCAAAACTTCTCTTTAACCGCATCCACAAAGGAAGAACGGTTGGTTGAATTACAGAACTTACAAACACAATATACCGCTGACCTTGCGGATGTTCAGAATGCTTTAACGGTAACGATTCCTGCATCTCAACAACAAATTACTGATGGTTTGACGGCGATTGATCAAGCTCAACAACAACTGAGTCAAGGCCAAGCAACTTTAAATCAAAAGATTGCGGATGGTCAGGCTAAGATTACTGCGGGTTGGCAAGAAGTATATGCAAACGAAAATAAGTTAGCGGATGCTAGAGTGCAGATTGCAGATGGTGAAGCACAATTAAATACTGCAATTACAGAAGGTGCAAAGAAGTTAAATGATGCATTGGAAGAGTTGAATCTGTCTAAGGCAAAATTGACGGATGCTAAAAAGAAGATTGATGATTTAGCAGAAGGAGAGTGGACGATACTTGATCGTAAATCTCATTATGCAAGTGTGACTTTCAAGAATACGATTCACCAAATGGAGGCTATATCGCGAGTATTTCCAGTATTCTTCATCTTGGTAGCGGCACTTGTATGTCTAACGACAATGACACGTCTTGTTGAAGAACAACGTAATGAAATCGGTACTCTACGCGCACTTGGCTATACGAAATGGCAGTGTACATCAAAGTACCTATTCTATGCGATCTTCGCTACAATTATCGGTATTGTTGTGGGAAGTATTTTAGGACTTAGTTCGTTTCCGATTATTATTTATCATGCATGGAGAATGATGTATATCTTACCTCCAATTCATTTTGTAATACCTTCTGGGCTGATTGGTTTTACTGCAATACTTTTTATCTTTGCGATGAGTATTGCGACTTGGTTTGCATGCAAAGCAGATACACAGGATGTGCCATCACAACTGATGCGTCCAAAAGCACCACCAATGGGTAAGAAGACATTCTTGGAGAATATTCCATTGATTTGGAATCATCTTAGCTTTACAGATAAAGTAACCATGCGAAATATCTTCCGTTATAAGAAGCGTTTCTTTATGACAATTATTGGTGTAGCAGGATGTACTGCACTCATGTTAATTGGATTTGGTATTCGTGATTCTATTTCCAACATGGTTGATATTAACTTTAAAGAAATTATTCAATATGATGGCATGGTTAACTTTGAAGATGATGCAAGTGATCAAATCAAAGCAGAGGCACTAAAACAAATTCAATCAACTGAGAATGTTATGGATGCACAAGAGGGTTTTGTTTATACGACAAAAACATATGATGATAAAGTGGATGAGACTGCGACTGTTCATGTTTTTGATAAAGAGGATGTATGTCGGGAGTTTAACTTACGTACACGTGTAGGCCATAAACCAATTTCACTTACAGATGATGGTGTTATCATCAACGAGAAGTTAGCAGAGAATCTAGATGTTCATATTGGAGATAAGATTACAATCGAAGATGCGGAAGGAAGCCCACATGAGGTAAACGTCAGTGGTATCACTGAGATGTATGTCAATCACTTTGTTTTGATAAGTCGTAAATATTACAAAGAAGTATTTGGCAAAGATGCCGGTAGTAATACCGTCTATCTATCTACGACAGGTGATGATGTAGCTCAGAAGTTACTCGCAAATCATATTTCAACGATTCAAGGTGTTGAAGGCATTTCTTTATTCAATGGACAACTAGATAATTTCTATTCCATGGTTAAAGGTTTGAATGGAATTATTTGGGTGCTCATTTTCTCAAGTATGTTACTGGCGTTTGTTGTATTGAGTAATTTAATTACTGTTAACATCAGTGAAAGACAACGCGAGATTGCGACCTTGAAAGTTCTTGGCTTTAGAAGATCTGAGGTTAAGAAGTACATTTTTAAAGAAAACAATTTGCTTGCTGGAATCGGTGGTATCGTTGGAATTCCGGTAGGGATTGCGCTACATCGTTATATTATGCGTACGGTTGAGATGGACTATTTGATGTTTGGTAGAAATATCAAATGGATAAGTTTCTTATATGCATTTGTTTTAACGATACTATTTAGTGTGATTGTTAATTGTATGATGACCAAGAGATTAAATAGTATCCGTATGGTAGAGAGTCTAAAGAGTGTAGAATAA
- a CDS encoding GIY-YIG nuclease family protein — protein MNYTYILECEDHTYYTGWTNDLEKRFQAHLNGKGAKYTKSHRPLRIAYYEMHVTKKEAMRREWRIKQMTKKEKAQLIKSPLTNVELFDKEKFRRAKFNRELHILYAPSSGKVIMDMNDVAAEILCKDEKFIELPVQNNEDWETHEPVINRNGDSFSVNIASDDHPMDGNHHIAFVILQYEKGYRVVYFDEGEKPEVKFYQDEPVIAVYAYCNQHGLWCIEA, from the coding sequence ATGAATTATACCTACATACTGGAATGTGAAGACCATACTTACTATACTGGTTGGACCAATGATTTAGAAAAAAGGTTTCAAGCCCATCTAAATGGAAAAGGGGCTAAGTATACAAAGTCACATCGTCCCTTACGCATCGCGTATTATGAAATGCATGTGACGAAGAAGGAAGCGATGCGAAGAGAGTGGAGGATCAAACAAATGACAAAGAAAGAAAAAGCACAGTTAATTAAAAGTCCATTAACAAATGTGGAATTATTTGATAAAGAGAAATTTAGGAGAGCAAAGTTTAACCGGGAATTACATATTCTCTATGCGCCAAGTAGTGGTAAGGTCATCATGGATATGAATGATGTGGCTGCGGAGATTTTATGCAAAGATGAAAAATTTATCGAATTACCTGTGCAAAACAATGAGGATTGGGAAACGCATGAACCAGTTATCAACCGTAATGGCGATTCTTTCTCAGTAAATATTGCTAGCGATGATCATCCGATGGATGGTAACCATCATATTGCCTTTGTGATTTTGCAATATGAAAAGGGTTATCGTGTTGTATATTTTGATGAAGGTGAAAAACCAGAAGTAAAGTTCTATCAAGATGAGCCAGTTATTGCGGTCTATGCATACTGTAATCAACATGGTCTTTGGTGCATTGAAGCATAA
- the pnp gene encoding polyribonucleotide nucleotidyltransferase: MEKYKKSWEFHGRTLTVENGEIAKQAGGSVVIRYADTTVLSTATANNQAKDTDFFPLTVLYQEKMYAAGKIPGGFTRREGRPTEHATLTARLIDRPIRPLFAEGFRNEVQIVNTVLSCDPDASSEMASLFGSSLALCISDIPFNGPVAGVMVARVDGEYIINPSVEQEKNSDLNVTVAGTKNAINMVEAGAKEVSEEDMLKALMIGHDAIKELCAIQEEVIAACAKEKMEVSLYEINPIVKQLVDEKGAQRIREAVSIKGKLERYGKIDELIAEMEEEVAKLEWEDDKAREKAVKQAHEYGVEVEAGEVRRLISEEKIRPDGRGLDELRPLDSQVDLLPRVHGSAMFTRGETQVLSVTTLGPLSDAQLIDDLTTETEKRFMHQYNFPPFSVGEVGRMSSPGRREIGHGALGERALLQVLPTAEEFPYAIRTCAEVLESNGSSSQASICAGTMSLMAAGVPIKAMVAGVAMGLITVGDTYSILTDIQGMEDHYGDMDFKVAGTRNGITALQMDIKVTGISEEILREALAQAHKGRMEILDNMETAISTPRDHVSEWAPKMAQMMIPVEKIRVVIGKGGEQIDKIIAACDGIKIDITDDGKCVFYHTKQDMIDKAMQIVGDLIREAKVGDIYDATVLEVRESFAFVTLFPGTDALLHVSELAWTRVEKIQDALHVGDVIRVKVTGVDATGKVKVSAKECLEKPEGYVEPKKNFKPQGKANFHKKREGANVERRVFRKKENAE; the protein is encoded by the coding sequence ATGGAAAAGTACAAGAAGAGTTGGGAATTTCATGGCCGTACATTGACAGTTGAAAACGGTGAAATTGCCAAGCAAGCAGGAGGTTCTGTAGTTATTCGTTATGCGGATACAACAGTACTGTCTACAGCAACAGCAAACAACCAAGCAAAGGATACAGATTTTTTCCCATTAACAGTTTTATATCAGGAAAAGATGTATGCTGCAGGTAAGATTCCTGGCGGATTTACACGTCGTGAAGGTAGACCGACAGAACATGCAACATTAACAGCGCGTTTAATTGATAGACCAATTCGTCCTTTATTCGCGGAAGGTTTCCGTAATGAAGTACAAATCGTTAATACAGTATTATCATGCGATCCAGACGCTAGTTCTGAGATGGCATCCTTATTTGGCTCATCATTAGCACTATGTATTTCAGATATTCCATTCAACGGACCGGTAGCTGGTGTAATGGTTGCGCGTGTCGATGGTGAATACATCATTAATCCAAGCGTTGAACAGGAAAAGAATTCTGATTTAAATGTAACAGTTGCTGGTACAAAGAATGCCATCAACATGGTCGAAGCAGGTGCTAAGGAAGTATCAGAAGAAGATATGCTCAAGGCCTTGATGATTGGTCATGATGCAATTAAGGAATTATGTGCAATTCAAGAAGAAGTTATCGCAGCGTGCGCAAAGGAAAAGATGGAAGTTTCTTTATATGAAATTAATCCCATTGTTAAGCAGTTGGTTGATGAAAAGGGTGCACAGCGTATTCGTGAAGCAGTTTCTATCAAGGGCAAACTTGAACGTTACGGCAAGATTGATGAATTGATTGCCGAAATGGAAGAAGAAGTTGCTAAGTTAGAATGGGAAGATGATAAGGCACGTGAGAAGGCTGTTAAACAAGCACATGAATATGGTGTTGAAGTTGAAGCAGGTGAAGTACGTCGTTTAATCTCTGAAGAAAAGATTCGTCCAGATGGACGTGGACTAGATGAACTTCGCCCGTTGGATTCACAGGTTGACTTACTACCACGTGTACACGGTTCTGCGATGTTCACTCGTGGTGAAACACAGGTATTATCTGTTACAACATTAGGTCCATTAAGCGATGCACAATTGATTGATGACTTAACAACAGAAACTGAAAAGAGATTCATGCACCAATATAACTTCCCACCATTCTCTGTTGGTGAAGTTGGACGTATGTCTTCTCCTGGACGTCGTGAAATTGGTCATGGTGCCCTTGGTGAAAGAGCTCTTTTACAGGTATTACCTACAGCAGAAGAGTTCCCATACGCAATTCGTACCTGTGCAGAAGTATTAGAATCAAATGGTTCATCTTCACAGGCAAGTATTTGTGCAGGCACAATGTCATTGATGGCTGCTGGTGTTCCTATTAAGGCGATGGTAGCTGGTGTGGCTATGGGTCTTATTACAGTTGGTGATACATACTCTATCTTGACAGATATTCAAGGTATGGAAGACCACTATGGAGACATGGACTTTAAGGTGGCTGGTACACGGAACGGTATCACTGCTTTACAGATGGATATCAAGGTAACTGGTATTTCTGAAGAAATCCTACGCGAAGCTTTAGCGCAAGCGCATAAGGGCCGTATGGAAATTTTAGACAATATGGAAACAGCAATCTCCACGCCACGTGATCACGTATCTGAATGGGCACCAAAGATGGCTCAGATGATGATTCCAGTAGAGAAGATTCGTGTTGTTATCGGTAAGGGCGGCGAACAGATTGATAAGATTATCGCTGCTTGTGATGGCATCAAGATAGATATCACAGATGATGGTAAATGCGTATTCTATCATACAAAACAGGACATGATTGATAAGGCAATGCAGATTGTTGGAGACTTGATTCGTGAAGCAAAGGTTGGCGACATTTATGATGCGACAGTATTAGAAGTACGTGAATCATTTGCCTTTGTAACATTGTTCCCAGGAACTGATGCATTACTCCACGTAAGTGAGCTTGCTTGGACTCGTGTAGAGAAGATTCAAGATGCATTACACGTAGGTGATGTAATTAGGGTTAAGGTTACTGGTGTTGATGCAACAGGTAAGGTTAAGGTTTCTGCTAAGGAATGTCTAGAAAAGCCAGAAGGCTATGTAGAACCAAAGAAGAACTTTAAACCACAAGGTAAAGCAAATTTCCATAAAAAACGCGAAGGTGCTAACGTGGAACGCAGAGTTTTCAGAAAAAAAGAAAACGCTGAATAA
- the trmB gene encoding tRNA (guanosine(46)-N7)-methyltransferase TrmB: MRMRKKKWAEPWIEEHRDFVYQNPVENKGKWKQLLQRETLHLEIGTGKGGYLNGMAKLYPNEAWVGIEKDISAGAVAARHAVEEENPLLENKRFIIANAEQLQEWFATGEVDVIHLNFSDPWPKKGNHKRRLSSAKFLGMYRDILTEDGYIRMKTDNKDLFEDSVLYFLQNDFTLTEFSVDFRRKEHAEDVITEYETRFMELGQPIYQLCAKPCRHK, translated from the coding sequence ATGCGTATGCGTAAAAAGAAATGGGCAGAACCATGGATTGAAGAACATCGTGATTTTGTCTATCAAAACCCAGTAGAAAATAAAGGCAAATGGAAACAATTACTACAACGCGAAACATTACATTTAGAGATTGGTACTGGTAAAGGTGGATATCTTAACGGCATGGCTAAACTTTATCCAAATGAAGCGTGGGTAGGAATTGAAAAAGATATTAGTGCGGGTGCAGTCGCTGCACGTCATGCAGTGGAAGAAGAAAATCCATTACTAGAGAATAAGCGTTTTATCATTGCCAATGCCGAACAACTACAGGAGTGGTTTGCGACTGGAGAGGTTGATGTGATTCATTTGAACTTTTCTGATCCATGGCCAAAGAAAGGCAATCATAAACGTCGTCTTAGCAGTGCGAAGTTTTTAGGGATGTATCGCGATATCTTAACAGAAGATGGATACATTCGCATGAAAACAGATAATAAAGATCTATTTGAAGATTCAGTGTTGTATTTCTTACAGAATGATTTTACACTCACAGAATTCTCTGTAGACTTCCGTCGCAAAGAACATGCGGAAGATGTCATTACAGAGTATGAAACACGCTTTATGGAACTTGGTCAACCAATTTATCAACTTTGTGCCAAGCCATGCAGACATAAATAA
- the murC gene encoding UDP-N-acetylmuramate--L-alanine ligase, which translates to MERYTLDFNKPVHIFFIGIGGISMSGLAKVLADRGFQVSGSDNHETELTKMLEQHGAKVFYGGQKAENITDDIDVVVYTAAIHPDNPEYVSSVEKKIPMMTRAELLGELMENYKHSIAVSGTHGKTTTTSMLSYILMAANTDPTISLGGMLAHIGGNIRVGRGQTFLTEACEYTNSFLELKPLVGIILNVEADHLDFFKDLDDIRLSFRRFASGIKEGGTLVINHSIQDKEYIIGDFKGTVITFGEDGDMHARNIAYDALGNPGFEVYYKDEKLGDVQLLVPGKHNVDNALAAIATAYSIGIDFTAIKQGLVSYSGVDRRFQYKGKCNGATIIDDYAHHPQEIEATLNAAKHYPHKKLYVVFQPHTYSRTIALLPEFAKALENADVVILAEIYAAREVNTTGVSAEDISKLMNQSKVTSFYLPTFEEIVDYLRSHLEEGDLCITMGAGNVTDIGPKLVK; encoded by the coding sequence ATGGAAAGATATACATTAGATTTTAATAAGCCAGTACATATCTTCTTTATTGGTATTGGTGGTATCAGTATGAGTGGTCTTGCAAAAGTGTTGGCAGATCGTGGTTTTCAGGTAAGTGGATCTGATAACCATGAAACAGAACTAACGAAGATGCTAGAACAACATGGTGCGAAAGTATTCTACGGTGGTCAAAAGGCGGAGAATATTACAGATGATATTGATGTAGTTGTATACACAGCTGCGATTCATCCAGATAATCCTGAATATGTGTCAAGCGTAGAAAAGAAAATTCCTATGATGACACGTGCAGAACTACTTGGCGAACTTATGGAAAACTACAAGCACAGTATCGCTGTCAGTGGTACACATGGTAAGACTACTACAACATCTATGTTGAGCTATATCTTGATGGCAGCTAATACAGATCCAACAATTAGTCTTGGTGGTATGCTTGCACATATTGGTGGCAATATTCGTGTCGGAAGAGGACAAACATTCTTAACGGAAGCTTGTGAATACACAAATAGTTTCTTAGAGCTTAAACCACTTGTTGGAATCATCTTAAACGTTGAAGCAGATCACTTAGACTTCTTTAAGGATTTAGATGATATTCGTTTATCGTTTAGAAGGTTTGCATCTGGCATCAAAGAGGGTGGAACACTCGTTATCAATCATAGTATTCAAGATAAAGAATATATTATTGGTGATTTTAAAGGTACAGTCATTACTTTTGGCGAAGATGGTGATATGCATGCAAGGAATATTGCATATGATGCATTAGGAAACCCTGGCTTTGAGGTATATTACAAGGATGAAAAACTGGGTGATGTACAACTACTCGTTCCAGGTAAGCATAATGTAGATAATGCATTGGCTGCGATTGCGACTGCATATAGCATCGGTATTGATTTTACTGCAATTAAACAAGGTCTAGTAAGCTATAGTGGTGTTGATCGTCGGTTCCAATATAAAGGTAAGTGTAATGGTGCAACAATCATCGATGACTATGCACATCATCCCCAGGAAATTGAAGCAACACTCAATGCCGCAAAACATTACCCACATAAAAAGTTGTATGTTGTATTCCAACCACATACGTATTCACGCACAATTGCGTTATTACCGGAATTCGCAAAGGCATTAGAGAATGCGGATGTCGTAATACTTGCGGAAATCTACGCAGCCCGTGAAGTGAATACAACAGGTGTTAGTGCAGAAGATATCTCGAAGTTAATGAATCAAAGTAAAGTAACATCATTCTACTTACCAACTTTTGAGGAAATTGTAGATTATCTACGTAGCCATCTTGAAGAAGGTGACCTATGTATTACCATGGGTGCTGGGAATGTCACAGATATTGGACCAAAATTAGTGAAATAA
- a CDS encoding LacI family DNA-binding transcriptional regulator: protein MKRVTIYDVAKEAGVSLATVSRVINGSNVVKAPTKERVEAAVEKLGYKPNAIAQGLALQKSTSIGLVVPEASFTYTGQVINGLIDVAKIYNYNIMLHTITAGITDINTVIEDIIKSHVDGVVIFNDKLVAGDMDALSKYNIPIVVIGNKINGKGISSVYVDIKKAVFELVSKFLEEGKDNIGILEDRKNPQQYEKMVTGAKKAYEARGKKFTGAISIPSDARTSYAFLSKWMKDHRYDVVIANRDSQCFALLNASRENNISIPDEMEVVCVLDTKYNSMVRPQISSFSIPSYDLGAVSMRVMTKLLQNEEESHEEKGESIELSYLFTPRQTTKN, encoded by the coding sequence ATGAAACGAGTAACAATCTACGATGTCGCTAAAGAAGCTGGCGTTTCGCTGGCTACTGTTTCCCGTGTAATCAACGGTTCAAACGTTGTAAAAGCACCTACAAAGGAACGTGTTGAAGCTGCTGTTGAAAAGTTAGGTTATAAACCAAATGCGATTGCACAGGGTCTTGCGTTACAGAAGTCTACTTCTATCGGTTTGGTAGTTCCTGAAGCTAGTTTTACTTATACTGGTCAAGTGATTAATGGTTTGATTGATGTAGCTAAGATTTATAACTACAATATCATGTTACATACAATCACAGCTGGTATTACAGATATCAATACTGTGATTGAGGATATTATCAAGTCACATGTGGATGGTGTTGTTATCTTCAACGATAAGCTGGTTGCTGGTGATATGGATGCGCTAAGCAAGTACAATATCCCAATCGTTGTCATTGGTAACAAGATTAATGGTAAGGGTATTAGTAGTGTTTATGTCGATATCAAGAAGGCTGTCTTTGAACTTGTTTCGAAGTTCTTAGAAGAGGGTAAAGATAATATTGGTATTTTAGAAGACCGTAAGAATCCACAGCAGTATGAGAAGATGGTTACTGGTGCAAAGAAAGCATATGAAGCTCGTGGTAAGAAGTTTACTGGAGCAATCTCTATTCCTTCTGATGCACGTACATCTTATGCATTCTTATCGAAGTGGATGAAAGACCATCGTTATGATGTTGTTATTGCAAATAGAGATTCCCAATGCTTCGCATTGTTAAACGCAAGTAGAGAAAATAATATTTCTATTCCGGACGAAATGGAAGTTGTATGTGTGCTTGATACGAAGTATAATTCCATGGTACGTCCACAGATTTCTAGTTTCTCCATTCCTTCCTATGACTTAGGCGCTGTTTCTATGCGTGTCATGACAAAGTTATTACAGAACGAAGAAGAAAGTCACGAAGAAAAGGGCGAAAGCATTGAATTAAGTTATCTGTTTACTCCAAGACAGACAACAAAGAACTAA